In the genome of Conger conger chromosome 8, fConCon1.1, whole genome shotgun sequence, one region contains:
- the LOC133134587 gene encoding uncharacterized protein LOC133134587: protein MEMSDLILDEIDTKPDAVTFYCDSKVVLGYIYNERKRFYVYVHNRVQRIRQSTRPEHWKYVPTELNPADHASRSVVASHLQNTTWLTGPGFLYKPPESQPTTQGSFELISPESDVEIRPQPQVTIAATSVQGKQLTSERFERFSTWNSLLKAIAFLIHEARSFKSTSASQTSNCAGWHRCQRSDHLDELSQAKIVVLLTVQRSAFSEQYNALKEKRVIAKNSTLAKLNPTLDKNRLLRVGGRLTHAQLDNEERNPIILPGRHHISTLVIRHYHDQVKHQGRLFTEGAVRTAGFWLVGGKRCISSVVHKCLTCRRLRGTTENQKMADLPEERLSTSPPFTHVGLDVFGPFTVAARRTRGGHVHNKRWAVLFTCMSTRAVHIEVIESMDTSSCINALRRFFAIRGPAKQLRSDCGTNFVGASKELEFLETAKEPNVQKYLSNHSCTWEFNPPHASHMGGAWERMIGVVRRILDSMLMQVGSQPLSHEVLCTFMAEISAIINARPLVPISTDPDSPLILTPAMLLTQKVGVPPPPGNFLEGNLFRQQWRQVQSLADKFWYRWRKEYLPTLQTRRKWKEMQPDIQEGDLVLLRDTQAAHNEWPMALVSSVFPSADGKIRKIQVKVSKEGTSKMFLRPITEVILLLPKKDQGGR, encoded by the coding sequence ATGGAGATGTCTGACCTCATCCTGGACGAAATTGATACCAAGCCAGATGCAGTGACGTTCTACTGCGACAGTAAGGTTGTACTTGGTTATATCTACAACGAGCGCAAACGCttttatgtgtatgtacacaacCGAGTCCAGAGAATCAGACAGTCAACAAGGCCAGAACATTGGAAGTACGTGCCCACAGAGCTCAATCCAGCTGACCATGCCTCTAGGTCTGTAGTTGCCTCCCATCTCCAAAACACTACTTGGCTCACAGGGCCAGGCTTTCTCTACAAACCTCCGGAAAGTCAACCTACAACGCAAGGCTCCTTTGAACTGATAAGCCCAGAGTCCGATGTAGAGATTCGTCCTCAACCTCAAGTCACCATTGCTGCCACCAGCGTACAAGGGAAACAACTTACCTCAGAGCGCTTTGAACGGTTCTCTACATGGAACTCTCTGCTAAAGGCAATAGCATTTCTTATCCATGAGGCCCGTTCCTTCAAGTCAACCTCAGCCAGTCAGACAAGCAACTGCGCCGGCTGGCACCGGTGTCAACGATCTGACCATCTGGATGAATTATCCCAAGCGAAGATAGTCGTCCTCCTTACGGTCCAAAGGTCAGCCTTCTCTGAGCAGTATAACGCTCTCAAGGAGAAAAGAGTCATTGCCAAGAATAGCACCCTAGCCAAGTTGAACCCCACCTTGGACAAGAATAGACTACTCAGAGTCGGTGGCCGTTTGACACATGCGCAGTTAGACAACGAAGAAAGGAATCCCATCATCTTACCTGGCCGGCATCACATCTCCACCTTGGTGATTCGCCACTACCATGATCAGGTAAAGCACCAAGGCCGCCTCTTTACTGAGGGAGCCGTACGCACGGCAGGATTCTGGCTAGTCGGTGGTAAGAGATGCATCAGCAGTGTTGTACACAAATGTCTCACATGCAGGAGGCTGCGTGGAACAACAGAAAACCAGAAGATGGCCGACCTACCAGAAGAACGACTGAGTACATCTCCACCATTCACGCATGTCGGTCTGGACGTGTTTGGTCCCTTCACAGTCGCAGCACGCCGCACACGAGGAGGGCATGTTCACAACAAACGTTGGGCTGTGCTTTTTACCTGCATGAGCACCCGTGCGGTGCACATAGAAGTTATCGAATCAATGGACACTTCAAGCTGCATTAACGCCCTGCGAAGGTTCTTTGCCATTCGTGGTCCTGCGAAACAGCTACGCTCTGACTGTGGAACGAACTTCGTAGGAGCAAGCAAGGAACTTGAATTCCTCGAGACAGCAAAGGAGCCCAATGTACAGAAATACCTCAGCAACCACTCTTGTACATGGGAATTCAATCCACCCCACGCGTCCCACATGGGAGGAGCCTGGGAGCGGATGATCGGAGTTGTGAGAAGGATACTGGACTCTATGTTGATGCAAGTCGGGTCACAACCTCTCTCCCATGAGGTCCTCTGCACATTCATGGCCGAGATATCTGCTATAATCAATGCAAGGCCCCTTGTTCCCATCTCCACTGACCCAGACTCACCTCTAATACTTACCCCAGCTATGTTACTTACACAAAAAGTTGGAGTACCTCCTCCTCCAGGAAACTTCTTAGAAGGCAACCTCTTCAGGCAGCAATGGAGACAGGTGCAGAGCCTAGCTGATAAGTTCTGGTACCGCTGGAGAAAGGAATACCTTCCGACTCTGCAGACCCGTCGCAAATGGAAAGAAATGCAGCCCGACATCCAAGAAGGAGACCTTGTTCTGTTGAGAGACACTCAAGCAGCACATAATGAGTGGCCAATGGCACTTGTCTCCAGTGTGTTCCCTAGTGCAGATGGAAAGATACGCAAAATACAAGTCAAAGTCAGCAAGGAAGGAACAAGCAAAATGTTCCTCAGGCCCATTACTGAAGTCATTCTTCTCTTGCCTAAAAAAGATCAAGGTGGACGTTAG